One genomic window of Serinus canaria isolate serCan28SL12 chromosome 4, serCan2020, whole genome shotgun sequence includes the following:
- the KIAA0232 gene encoding uncharacterized protein KIAA0232 homolog isoform X5 yields MKKQAAVQCLRSASDESSGIETLVEELCSKLKDLQSKQEEKIHKKLEGSLTPETDLSPTAKDQVEMYYEAFPPLSEKPVCLQEIMTVWNKSKVCSYSSSSSSSTVPPTSTDTSSPKDCNSEGEVTKDRSNKVSATVQERTQQKKSKNEKENKFSNSTVEEKPVLYKKQVRHKSEGKMRPRSWSSGSSEAGSSSSGNQGEYKASMKCIKVRHKTREVRSKKGRNGQSRLSVKSGEKVDRKVHSGSSSSSSSGSIKQLCKRGKRPLKEIGRKEAGGSDGKDLYLDSRNEKEYKEEPLWYTEPITEYFVPLSRKSKLETTYRNREDICGVTSEAVEELSESVHGLCISNNNTHKTYLAAGTFIDGHFVEMPAVLNEDIDLAGTSICSQPEDDKYLDDVHLSELTHFYEVDIDQSMLDPGASDTMQGESRILNMIRQKSKEKTDFEAECCIVLDGMELQGESAIWTDSTSSVGAEGWFLQDLSNLAQFWECCSSSSSGDADGESFGGDSPIRFSPILDSTMLNSHMLAGNQELFSDINEGSGINSCFSVFEVQCSNSVLPFSFETLNLGNENADSSSTANILGKTQSRLLIWTKNSAFDENEHCSNLSTRTCSPWSHSEETRSDNETINIPYEESTQFNAEDINYVVPRVSSNYVDEEILDFLPEETCQQQARSLGEMPTLIFKKKSKLESVCGIQLEQKAESKDYETTQGCRESSPHGDGYSSGVIKDIWTNMTDRNSAAMVEIEGIEDELFSTDVNNYCCCLDTEAKVETLQEPNKAVQRSEYHLWEGQKENVEKRAFVSNDLSKVDGGDYTTPSKPWDVNQDKENSFILGGVYGELKTFNSDGEWAVVPPGHSKGSLLQCAASDVVTIAGTDVFMTPGNSFAPGHRQLWRPFVSFEQNEQSKSGDNGLNKGFSFIFHEDLLGACGNFQVEEPGLEYSFSSFDLNNPFSQVLHVECSFEPEGIASFSPSFKPKSILCSDSDSEVLHPRICGVDRTQYRAIRISPRTHFRPISASELSPGGGSESEFESEKDEGGIAVPPQVDVFEDPQADLKPLEEDAEKEGHYYGKSELESGKFLPRLKKSGMEKSAQTSLDSQEESAGMLPVGNQDPCLECSMKESLEGRVVESSKVNCRIVEPREETGRFCSCKAGCHFPTYEDNPVSSGEHEERMSGSQEKQCWWEKALYSPLFPASQCEECYTNAKGENGVGELADVKEVSNDDEHLLDFNMVSSVYEARCADDINAEAKPNGFRKKIYSSDSSSSEDTASEGGSEWADPYEGIHVTCKSIL; encoded by the exons agctctgggattgAAACGTTAGTGGAGGAGCTTTGCTCCAAACTGAAAGACCTTCAGAGTAAGcaag aggagaagatTCACAAAAAGTTAGAAGGCTCTTTGACTCCTGAGACTGATTTATCTCCCACAGCAAAGGATCAAGTAGAAAT gtaCTATGAagcatttcctcctctttctgaAAAGCCAGTTTGCCTGCAGGAAATTATGACTGTATGGAATAAATCCAAAGTATGCTCTTACTCTAGCTCCTCATCTTCATCCACTGTTCCACCAACTAGCACGGATACATCTTCTCCAAAGGACTGCAATAGTGAAGGTGAAGTAACTAAAGACAGAAGTAATAAAGTATCTGCCACTGTACAGGAAAGAACCCAGCAGAAGAAGAGTAAAAAcgagaaagaaaacaagttcaGTAACAGCACCGTTGAAGAGAAGCCTGTTTTGTACAAAAAGCAAGTCCGACATAAGTCTGAAGGGAAGATGCGTCCCCGCTCCTGGTCATCGGGTTCCAGTGAGGCTGGCTCAAGTTCTAGTGGTAACCAAGGTGAATACAAGGCATCAATGAAATGTATTAAAGTAAGACACAAAACAAGAGAGGTTCGGAGTAAAAAAGGGCGGaatgggcagagcaggctgtcAGTGAAATCGGGTGAAAAGGTTGATAGAAAAGTCCACAGcggaagcagcagcagcagcagcagcgggtCCATCAAACAACTGTGCAAAAGAGGTAAAAGGCCATTAAAAGAAAttggaagaaaagaagctgGCGGTAGTGATGGAAAAGATTTGTATTTAGACagtagaaatgaaaaggaatatAAAGAAGAGCCCTTGTGGTATACTGAGCCGATTACGGAGTACTTTGTTCCTCTTAGCAGAAAAAGCAAGCTGGAGACAACGTACCGCAACAGAGAAGATATATGTGGAGTAACATCAGAGGCTGTAGAAGAGTTGTCTGAATCAGTGCATGGTCTTTGTATTAGCAACAATAATACTCATAAAACATACCTCGCAGCAGGTACTTTCATCGATGGTCACTTTGTAGAAATGCCTGCAGTTCTAAATGAGGATATTGACCTCGCTGGGACCTCAATATGTTCTCAACCAGAGGACGACAAGTATTTAGATGATGTTCATCTGTCAGAACTAACGCACTTCTATGAAGTGGATATTGATCAATCCATGTTGGATCCTGGTGCCTCAGATACGATGCAAGGGGAGAGTCGGATTTTAAATATGATTCGACAgaagagtaaagaaaaaactgattttgaGGCAGAATGTTGCATAGTGTTAGATGGAATGGAGTTGCAAGGGGAAAGTGCAATATGGACTGATTCGACCAGCTCTGTTGGTGCTGAAGGGTGGTTCTTGCAAGATCTTAGTAATTTAGCTCAATTTTGGGAGTGCTGTTCATCTTCTAGTTCTGGTGATGCAGATGGGGAAAGTTTTGGAGGAGATTCTCCGATCAGATTCTCCCCCATCCTAGACAGCACAATGCTTAATTCACACATGCTTGCTGGCAATCAAGAGCTCTTTTCAGATATTAATGAAGGGTCTGGTATAAActcttgtttttcagtgtttgaagTGCAATGCAGTAACTCTGTTTTACCgttttcttttgaaacactCAACTtgggaaatgaaaatgcagattcTAGTAGCACTGCTAATATTCTTGGGAAAACACAGTCTAGATTGCTAATATGGACCAAAAATAGTGCCTTTGATGAAAATGAACACTGTTCTAATCTTTCAACAAGAACCTGTAGTCCATGGTCACACTCGGAAGAAACACGTTCAGACAATGAGACTATAAATATTCCATATGAAGAATCCACGCAATTTAATGCAGAAGATATTAATTATGTAGTTCCTAGAGTGTCTTCAAATTATGTAGATGAAGAAATTCTAGATTTTCTGCCAGAAGAAACTTGCCAGCAACAAGCTAGAAGTTTAGGAGAAATGCCCACTTtgattttcaaaaagaaatctaaGCTAGAATCTGTCTGTGGTATTCAGCtagaacaaaaagcagaaagtaaAGACTATGAAACTACACAAGGGTGTAGGGAAAGCAGTCCACATGGAGATGGCTACAGCTCAGGGGTTATTAAAGATATTTGGACAAATATGACAGACAGAAATTCTGCAGCAATGGTAGAAATAGAAGGAATAGAAGATGAATTGTTTTCAACTGATGTAAATAACTATTGCTGCTGTTTGGATACAGAAGCAAAAGTTGAAACCCTCCAGGAACCCAATAAAGCAGTGCAAAGATCAGAGTATCACCTTTGGGAAGGTCAAAAGGAGAATGTAGAGAAGAGAGCCTTTGTCTCAAATGATTTATCAAAAGTAGATGGTGGTGACTATACCACACCATCGAAACCCTGGGATGTTAACCAGGATAAAGAAAACTCATTTATACTTGGTGGTGTGTATGGGGAGCTCAAAACATTTAACAGTGATGGAGAATGGGCAGTGGTGCCACCTGGTCACTCAAAGGGGAGCTTACTGCAATGTGCAGCTTCCGATGTGGTGACAATAGCTGGCACAGATGTTTTTATGACTCCAGGTAATAGCTTTGCCCCTGGCCACAGGCAATTATGGAGGCCGTTTGTATCATTTGAACAGAACGAGCAATCAAAGAGCGGAGATAACGGATTAAATAagggtttttcttttatcttccaTGAAGACTTACTGGGAGCTTGTGGTAACTTTCAAGTCGAAGAACCAGGGCTTGAATACTCATTCTCTTCCTTTGACCTGAACAATCCATTTTCACAAGTTCTTCATGTAGAGTGTTCGTTTGAGCCAGAAGGAATTGCATCTTTCAGCCCTAGTTTTAAACCTAAGTCGATTCTGTGCTCTGATTCAGACAGTGAGGTGTTACACCCCAGGATATGTGGTGTGGATCGAACGCAGTACAGGGCTATACGGATTTCTCCCAGGACTCACTTTCGCCCAATTTCTGCATCTGAACTTTCTCCAGGTGGTGGAAGCGAGTCAGAATTTGAGTCAGAAAAAGATGAGGGAGGTATTGCTGTCCCTCCCCAAGTAGATGTATTTGAGGATCCACAAGCAGATCTCAAACCTCTGGAAGaagatgcagaaaaagaagGGCATTATTACGGGAAATCAGAGCTTGAATCTGGAAAATTCCTTCCCAGATTAAAAAAGTCTGGAATGGAGAAGAGTGCACAGACATCATTGGATTCCCAAGAAGAGTCAGCCGGGATGTTGCCAGTAGGAAACCAAGATCCCTGTTTAGAATGCAGTATGAAAGAATCTCTAGAAGGGAGAGTGGTGGAGAGCTCTAAAGTAAACTGCAGAATAGTGGAGCCACGTGAGGAGACTGGCAGGTTTTGCAGTTGTAAAGCAGGGTGTCATTTCCCCACGTATGAGGATAATCCTGTTTCTTCAGGAGAGCATGAAGAG AGAATGAGTGGCAGCCAGGAAAAGCAATGCTGGTGGGAAAAGGCGCTCTATTCTCCCCTTTTTCCTGCATCACAGTGTGAAG agtGCTATACAAATGCCAAGGGAGAGAATGGTGTAGGAGAACTTGCAGATGTAAAGGAAGTATCCAATGATGATGAACATCTTTTAGATTTTAATATG GTTTCTTCTGTTTATGAAGCAAGATGTGCAGATGATATAAATGCTGAAGCAAAACCAAATGGCTTCAGGAAGAAGATCTACTCCAGTGATAGCTCCAGCTCTGAAGACACAGCTTCAGAAGGTGGAAGCGAATGGGCTGATCCAT ATGAAGGCATTCATGTAACCTGCAAAAGCATCCTGTAA
- the KIAA0232 gene encoding uncharacterized protein KIAA0232 homolog isoform X6 produces MTVWNKSKVCSYSSSSSSSTVPPTSTDTSSPKDCNSEGEVTKDRSNKVSATVQERTQQKKSKNEKENKFSNSTVEEKPVLYKKQVRHKSEGKMRPRSWSSGSSEAGSSSSGNQGEYKASMKCIKVRHKTREVRSKKGRNGQSRLSVKSGEKVDRKVHSGSSSSSSSGSIKQLCKRGKRPLKEIGRKEAGGSDGKDLYLDSRNEKEYKEEPLWYTEPITEYFVPLSRKSKLETTYRNREDICGVTSEAVEELSESVHGLCISNNNTHKTYLAAGTFIDGHFVEMPAVLNEDIDLAGTSICSQPEDDKYLDDVHLSELTHFYEVDIDQSMLDPGASDTMQGESRILNMIRQKSKEKTDFEAECCIVLDGMELQGESAIWTDSTSSVGAEGWFLQDLSNLAQFWECCSSSSSGDADGESFGGDSPIRFSPILDSTMLNSHMLAGNQELFSDINEGSGINSCFSVFEVQCSNSVLPFSFETLNLGNENADSSSTANILGKTQSRLLIWTKNSAFDENEHCSNLSTRTCSPWSHSEETRSDNETINIPYEESTQFNAEDINYVVPRVSSNYVDEEILDFLPEETCQQQARSLGEMPTLIFKKKSKLESVCGIQLEQKAESKDYETTQGCRESSPHGDGYSSGVIKDIWTNMTDRNSAAMVEIEGIEDELFSTDVNNYCCCLDTEAKVETLQEPNKAVQRSEYHLWEGQKENVEKRAFVSNDLSKVDGGDYTTPSKPWDVNQDKENSFILGGVYGELKTFNSDGEWAVVPPGHSKGSLLQCAASDVVTIAGTDVFMTPGNSFAPGHRQLWRPFVSFEQNEQSKSGDNGLNKGFSFIFHEDLLGACGNFQVEEPGLEYSFSSFDLNNPFSQVLHVECSFEPEGIASFSPSFKPKSILCSDSDSEVLHPRICGVDRTQYRAIRISPRTHFRPISASELSPGGGSESEFESEKDEGGIAVPPQVDVFEDPQADLKPLEEDAEKEGHYYGKSELESGKFLPRLKKSGMEKSAQTSLDSQEESAGMLPVGNQDPCLECSMKESLEGRVVESSKVNCRIVEPREETGRFCSCKAGCHFPTYEDNPVSSGEHEERMSGSQEKQCWWEKALYSPLFPASQCEECYTNAKGENGVGELADVKEVSNDDEHLLDFNMVSSVYEARCADDINAEAKPNGFRKKIYSSDSSSSEDTASEGGSEWADPYEGIHVTCKSIL; encoded by the exons ATGACTGTATGGAATAAATCCAAAGTATGCTCTTACTCTAGCTCCTCATCTTCATCCACTGTTCCACCAACTAGCACGGATACATCTTCTCCAAAGGACTGCAATAGTGAAGGTGAAGTAACTAAAGACAGAAGTAATAAAGTATCTGCCACTGTACAGGAAAGAACCCAGCAGAAGAAGAGTAAAAAcgagaaagaaaacaagttcaGTAACAGCACCGTTGAAGAGAAGCCTGTTTTGTACAAAAAGCAAGTCCGACATAAGTCTGAAGGGAAGATGCGTCCCCGCTCCTGGTCATCGGGTTCCAGTGAGGCTGGCTCAAGTTCTAGTGGTAACCAAGGTGAATACAAGGCATCAATGAAATGTATTAAAGTAAGACACAAAACAAGAGAGGTTCGGAGTAAAAAAGGGCGGaatgggcagagcaggctgtcAGTGAAATCGGGTGAAAAGGTTGATAGAAAAGTCCACAGcggaagcagcagcagcagcagcagcgggtCCATCAAACAACTGTGCAAAAGAGGTAAAAGGCCATTAAAAGAAAttggaagaaaagaagctgGCGGTAGTGATGGAAAAGATTTGTATTTAGACagtagaaatgaaaaggaatatAAAGAAGAGCCCTTGTGGTATACTGAGCCGATTACGGAGTACTTTGTTCCTCTTAGCAGAAAAAGCAAGCTGGAGACAACGTACCGCAACAGAGAAGATATATGTGGAGTAACATCAGAGGCTGTAGAAGAGTTGTCTGAATCAGTGCATGGTCTTTGTATTAGCAACAATAATACTCATAAAACATACCTCGCAGCAGGTACTTTCATCGATGGTCACTTTGTAGAAATGCCTGCAGTTCTAAATGAGGATATTGACCTCGCTGGGACCTCAATATGTTCTCAACCAGAGGACGACAAGTATTTAGATGATGTTCATCTGTCAGAACTAACGCACTTCTATGAAGTGGATATTGATCAATCCATGTTGGATCCTGGTGCCTCAGATACGATGCAAGGGGAGAGTCGGATTTTAAATATGATTCGACAgaagagtaaagaaaaaactgattttgaGGCAGAATGTTGCATAGTGTTAGATGGAATGGAGTTGCAAGGGGAAAGTGCAATATGGACTGATTCGACCAGCTCTGTTGGTGCTGAAGGGTGGTTCTTGCAAGATCTTAGTAATTTAGCTCAATTTTGGGAGTGCTGTTCATCTTCTAGTTCTGGTGATGCAGATGGGGAAAGTTTTGGAGGAGATTCTCCGATCAGATTCTCCCCCATCCTAGACAGCACAATGCTTAATTCACACATGCTTGCTGGCAATCAAGAGCTCTTTTCAGATATTAATGAAGGGTCTGGTATAAActcttgtttttcagtgtttgaagTGCAATGCAGTAACTCTGTTTTACCgttttcttttgaaacactCAACTtgggaaatgaaaatgcagattcTAGTAGCACTGCTAATATTCTTGGGAAAACACAGTCTAGATTGCTAATATGGACCAAAAATAGTGCCTTTGATGAAAATGAACACTGTTCTAATCTTTCAACAAGAACCTGTAGTCCATGGTCACACTCGGAAGAAACACGTTCAGACAATGAGACTATAAATATTCCATATGAAGAATCCACGCAATTTAATGCAGAAGATATTAATTATGTAGTTCCTAGAGTGTCTTCAAATTATGTAGATGAAGAAATTCTAGATTTTCTGCCAGAAGAAACTTGCCAGCAACAAGCTAGAAGTTTAGGAGAAATGCCCACTTtgattttcaaaaagaaatctaaGCTAGAATCTGTCTGTGGTATTCAGCtagaacaaaaagcagaaagtaaAGACTATGAAACTACACAAGGGTGTAGGGAAAGCAGTCCACATGGAGATGGCTACAGCTCAGGGGTTATTAAAGATATTTGGACAAATATGACAGACAGAAATTCTGCAGCAATGGTAGAAATAGAAGGAATAGAAGATGAATTGTTTTCAACTGATGTAAATAACTATTGCTGCTGTTTGGATACAGAAGCAAAAGTTGAAACCCTCCAGGAACCCAATAAAGCAGTGCAAAGATCAGAGTATCACCTTTGGGAAGGTCAAAAGGAGAATGTAGAGAAGAGAGCCTTTGTCTCAAATGATTTATCAAAAGTAGATGGTGGTGACTATACCACACCATCGAAACCCTGGGATGTTAACCAGGATAAAGAAAACTCATTTATACTTGGTGGTGTGTATGGGGAGCTCAAAACATTTAACAGTGATGGAGAATGGGCAGTGGTGCCACCTGGTCACTCAAAGGGGAGCTTACTGCAATGTGCAGCTTCCGATGTGGTGACAATAGCTGGCACAGATGTTTTTATGACTCCAGGTAATAGCTTTGCCCCTGGCCACAGGCAATTATGGAGGCCGTTTGTATCATTTGAACAGAACGAGCAATCAAAGAGCGGAGATAACGGATTAAATAagggtttttcttttatcttccaTGAAGACTTACTGGGAGCTTGTGGTAACTTTCAAGTCGAAGAACCAGGGCTTGAATACTCATTCTCTTCCTTTGACCTGAACAATCCATTTTCACAAGTTCTTCATGTAGAGTGTTCGTTTGAGCCAGAAGGAATTGCATCTTTCAGCCCTAGTTTTAAACCTAAGTCGATTCTGTGCTCTGATTCAGACAGTGAGGTGTTACACCCCAGGATATGTGGTGTGGATCGAACGCAGTACAGGGCTATACGGATTTCTCCCAGGACTCACTTTCGCCCAATTTCTGCATCTGAACTTTCTCCAGGTGGTGGAAGCGAGTCAGAATTTGAGTCAGAAAAAGATGAGGGAGGTATTGCTGTCCCTCCCCAAGTAGATGTATTTGAGGATCCACAAGCAGATCTCAAACCTCTGGAAGaagatgcagaaaaagaagGGCATTATTACGGGAAATCAGAGCTTGAATCTGGAAAATTCCTTCCCAGATTAAAAAAGTCTGGAATGGAGAAGAGTGCACAGACATCATTGGATTCCCAAGAAGAGTCAGCCGGGATGTTGCCAGTAGGAAACCAAGATCCCTGTTTAGAATGCAGTATGAAAGAATCTCTAGAAGGGAGAGTGGTGGAGAGCTCTAAAGTAAACTGCAGAATAGTGGAGCCACGTGAGGAGACTGGCAGGTTTTGCAGTTGTAAAGCAGGGTGTCATTTCCCCACGTATGAGGATAATCCTGTTTCTTCAGGAGAGCATGAAGAG AGAATGAGTGGCAGCCAGGAAAAGCAATGCTGGTGGGAAAAGGCGCTCTATTCTCCCCTTTTTCCTGCATCACAGTGTGAAG agtGCTATACAAATGCCAAGGGAGAGAATGGTGTAGGAGAACTTGCAGATGTAAAGGAAGTATCCAATGATGATGAACATCTTTTAGATTTTAATATG GTTTCTTCTGTTTATGAAGCAAGATGTGCAGATGATATAAATGCTGAAGCAAAACCAAATGGCTTCAGGAAGAAGATCTACTCCAGTGATAGCTCCAGCTCTGAAGACACAGCTTCAGAAGGTGGAAGCGAATGGGCTGATCCAT ATGAAGGCATTCATGTAACCTGCAAAAGCATCCTGTAA